A window from Scheffersomyces stipitis CBS 6054 chromosome 7, complete sequence encodes these proteins:
- a CDS encoding predicted protein (go_component membrane~go_process intracellular signaling cascade): MNGESWLFILAVIINAINLFSQVFFTIMYSDLECDYINPIELCNKLNPWFIPESGLHAFITTLFLVNGYWFPFLLNLPLLAYNVNKFLNKNHLLDATEIFRTLSKHKKESFIKLGFHLLLFFFYLYRMIMALVSDDA; this comes from the exons ATGAACGGAGAAAGCTG GTTATTTATTCTTGCGGTGATAATCAACgccatcaacttgttttcACAAGTTTTCTTCACCATCATGTACTCCGACTTGGAGTGTGACTACATCAACCCAATTGAGTTGTGTAACAAGTTGAATCCATGGTTCATTCCTGAATCCGGTTTGCATGCCTTCATCACTACTTTGTTCTTGGTCAATGGCTACTGGTTCCCCTTCTTGTTGAACCTCCCCTTGTTGGCCTACAACGTCAACAAGTTCCTCAACAAGAACCATCTCTTGGATGCTACCGAGATTTTCAGAACCTTGTCCAAGCACAAGAAGGAGtctttcatcaagttgggTTTCcacttgttgttgttcttcttctacttgtACAGAATGATCATGGCATTGGTTTCCGACGATGCCTAG
- a CDS encoding predicted protein: protein MVISTRVSIQWPPEEAEELSHTMAFTSPQGHYVDIRILKTHYPYVQHKNQPFFDEVFQWCLCGTEQPIEGTNKIRFINEIDSQAIAKSVRSGKYVAPGEDIGDFSAIEGSHDRKEVGSMVNPATGRVQDYIEIWRSLDPLRSTPTEEVREPAESEPESITGFSLEIKDNSRYLGKLIRLGFWIQGIVYDKQSENIHVIRSHFNSAVAEWQNQIEYGQIDQFPLTFAGEVGDKVSVSSSFSWSCVEREK, encoded by the coding sequence ATGGTGATCTCTACCAGGGTGTCTATCCAATGGCCGCCTGAAGAGGCCGAGGAACTCTCACATACGATGGCCTTCACTTCTCCACAGGGCCATTATGTCGATATCCGAATCTTGAAAACTCATTATCCCTATGTCCAGCACAAGAACCAGCCGTTTTTCGACGAGGTCTTCCAATGGTGTTTGTGTGGAACAGAGCAGCCTATAGAAGGAACAAACAAGATCAGGTTTATCAACGAGATTGATAGCCAGGCAATTGCCAAGTCTGTACGTAGTGGAAAATACGTAGCTCCTGGTGAAGACATTGgtgatttttcagccattGAAGGTTCACACgacagaaaagaagtagGATCTATGGTCAACCCAGCTACCGGGAGGGTTCAGGATTATATAGAGATCTGGAGGTCGTTGGATCCATTGCGGTCTACCCCTACCGAGGAAGTTAGAGAGCCTGCTGAATCCGAGCCCGAGTCGATCACAGGGTTTTCGCTCGAAATCAAGGACAACTCTAGATACCTAGGGAAGCTCATTCGCCTAGGCTTCTGGATCCAGGGAATAGTGTACGATAAGCAATCTGAAAATATCCATGtaattcgcagccatttcaaCCTGGCTGTTGCTGAATGGCAGAACCAGATCGAATATGGTCAAATTGACCAGTTCCCATTGACATTTGCCGGTGAAGTAGGCGACAAGGTACTGGtctcttcatctttctcCTGGAGCTGTGTAGAGAGAGAGAAATGA